The genomic segment GATCCCTTTGTACGCCAAACCGGTCCAGCTGGCGGTTCCCGCCGTACCCTCCAGCGTAATGTCGACCGGGCCGACATCAGGTGAGCAGTTCGCCACACGAACCGTGAGCGAATCCTTGTTGGCAGGATCGTCAAAAACACGGCGTTCTTGAATTTTCAGAAAAGTGCGCTCCCCTTCGACTTTGTTCAAAAAAACAAAGGTGCCACGGTAATCCGTGGACATAGAGAGCAGAACCGACTCTCCATTGGAAAATTTCACCGTCTTGGTCCCTGAAGTGTATTCAGCATGCGGGAGTACGCCCTTGAAGGGCAGATTGCCCGCAGCTACTCCATCAACGGTTATCGAGACATCCCCCATGTCCGGGGCACCGTGGATGAAACGATACTCTGCTTTCAAGGGTGGTGGGGTTGGGCCGGTTGTCGGCACATCCACACAACTTGACAGCAGCGCGACCAGGAGTAGAAAAGCTCCGATCAGTAGATAGAGGTTTTTTTGTTTCGTCTTCATATTCATGCACTCTCCTTTGTACTTTCACCTACCCTAGAGGTTAAGGCCGATTTAGTGAAAATTTTTGAAACTTTTTTCCGCCTATATCGTTAATTATGGTATGGATCATGCGGCTGATACCGGTGAATGAGTTAATAAAGCGTGATCATCATGATGTTCAGTACAGCCTATCGCTCCGCAACCATTTAGCAGCATTGAC from the bacterium genome contains:
- a CDS encoding DUF4397 domain-containing protein, producing MKTKQKNLYLLIGAFLLLVALLSSCVDVPTTGPTPPPLKAEYRFIHGAPDMGDVSITVDGVAAGNLPFKGVLPHAEYTSGTKTVKFSNGESVLLSMSTDYRGTFVFLNKVEGERTFLKIQERRVFDDPANKDSLTVRVANCSPDVGPVDITLEGTAGTASWTGLAYKGIGAYKKMPVGAYTLTVKAAGGADALTTTTVNVGAVTERNTIFVLGSQAGGSLSTLGVKDN